A stretch of the Zeugodacus cucurbitae isolate PBARC_wt_2022May chromosome 6, idZeuCucr1.2, whole genome shotgun sequence genome encodes the following:
- the LOC105221346 gene encoding sugar transporter SWEET1: MPLPTYDVLLESTAVVSTILQFLSGVIICRKYIQKKSTGESSGLPFICGFLSTSFWLRYGMLTDERSVILVNIIGSFLFLCYTMVYYIFSVNKKSFMRQFGIVLFILFGVWYYTNLIEIEAEKVRMMGLVCCIITVCFFAAPLTMLIHVIRVKNSESLPFPLIVMTFLVSVLWVIYGVIISDTFIQIPNFLGCLLSMLQLCLFVVYPPKTYSGQGYRLVDQAPIF; this comes from the exons ATGCCGCTTCCCACATACGACGTGTTACTGGAATCTACAGCGGTAGTCAGTacgattttacaatttttgtctGGCGT GATTATATGccgtaaatacatacaaaagaaaagtaCCGGCGAATCGTCTGGACTACCTTTTATTTGTGGATTTCTTTc AACATCATTTTGGCTCCGTTATGGTATGCTCACAGATGAACGCAGTGTTATATTGGTCAATATAATAGGATCCTTCCTTTTTCTATGCTACACAATGGTGTACTATATTTTCTCAGTCAACAAAAAATCCTTTATGCGACAATTTGGCATTGTCTTGTTTATTCTGTTTGGTGTGTGGTACTATActaatttgattgaaatcgaAGCGGAAAAAGTTCGTATGATGG gtTTGGTGTGCTGTATTATTACAGTGTGCTTCTTTGCAGCTCCTCTAACTATGTTAATACATGTGATACGTGTAAAGAATTCCGAAAGTTTACCCTTCCCCCTAATTGTAATGACATTTTTGGTGTCTGTACTGTGGGTTATATACGGCGTTATCATATCGGATACTTTTATACag ATACCCAACTTTCTTGGATGTTTACTTTCAATGCTGCAACTTTGTTTATTCGTAGTTTACCCTCCTAAAACCTATTCCGGTCAAGGCTATCGCTTGGTTGACCAAGCTccaatattttaa
- the LOC105221345 gene encoding vacuolar protein sorting-associated protein 28 homolog encodes MQDNCPELYEEVKLYRNAREREKYDNMADLYAIINTLQQLEKAYIRDCITPQEYTAACSKYLVQYKVAFKQVQCDEYPSVDIFVKKFRLDCPAALERIREDRPITIKDDKGNTSKCIAEIVSLFITIMDKLRLKMDTMDALQPDVKDLADNMNRLSLIPRDFEAKQKVETWLSTLNDMHASDELSEAQVRQFLFDLESAYADFTKLLHSQ; translated from the coding sequence ATGCAAGATAACTGTCCCGAATTGTATGAAGAGGTCAAACTCTATCGGAATGCTCGTGAACGTGAAAAATACGACAACATGGCTGATTTGTACGCGATCATCAATACTCTTCAACAGCTGGAGAAGGCGTATATACGCGACTGTATCACTCCACAGGAATATACTGCAGCTTGTTCCAAATATTTAGTGCAATACAAAGTTGCATTCAAGCAAGTTCAATGTGATGAATACCCCAGTGTAgacatatttgtaaaaaaattccgATTAGACTGCCCGGCAGCTTTGGAAAGAATACGAGAAGATAGACCTATTACAATTAAAGATGATAAAGGGAACACATCCAAATGTATAGCAGAAATAGTGTCCCTCTTCATAACCATCATGGATAAACTGCGACTTAAGATGGACACAATGGATGCTTTACAACCAGACGTGAAAGATTTGGCTGATAATATGAACCGCCTTTCATTGATTCCGAGAGATTTTGAAGCAAAGCAAAAAGTAGAAACTTGGCTCAGCACTTTAAACGATATGCATGCTTCCGATGAGTTATCGGAAGCACAGGTCCGTCAATTTCTATTTGATTTGGAATCGGCTTATGCTGACTTCACTAAATTATTGCATAGCCAATAG